A stretch of the Musa acuminata AAA Group cultivar baxijiao chromosome BXJ2-7, Cavendish_Baxijiao_AAA, whole genome shotgun sequence genome encodes the following:
- the LOC135617429 gene encoding uncharacterized protein LOC135617429: MGREVAESCIDGVIIEMVSAYCKRFYATKPELAARRIEAIGYQVGHQLIERYTVERPRFSDHLEAIKFICKDFWSELFKKQIDNLKTNHRGTFVLQDNRFRWLTRVSIDPSLDISEASQDSSVVTPENKAAEATSMHLYFPCGIIRGALSNLGIPCAVSADISNLPACSFVVRVKA, from the exons ATGGGAAGGGAGGTGGCAGAGAGCTGCATCGACGGCGTGATCATCGAGATGGTGTCGGCTTACTGCAAGCGGTTCTACGCCACCAAGCCGGAGCTCGCCGCCCGCCGGATCGAGGCGATCGGGTACCAGGTCGGCCACCAGCTCATCGAGAG GTACACTGTGGAGCGCCCTCGATTCAGCGATCATCTAGAGGCAATCAAATTTATATGCAAGGATTTCTGGTCGGAGCTGTTCAAGAAGCAGATTGATAACCTGAAGACCAACCACAGA GGAACCTTTGTGCTGCAAGATAATAGATTCCGTTGGCTTACGCGTGTATCAATTGATCCATCATTGGATATCAGTGAAGCATCTCAGGACTCTTCAGTTGTGACACCCGAAAACAAAGCTGCTGAGGCCACAAGCATGCATCTATATTTCCCATGTGGAATCATAAGGGGAGCCCTATCGAATTTGGGAATTCCCTGTGCCGTTTCCGCCGATATATCCAACCTTCCTGCAT GTTCATTTGTGGTACGGGTAAAAGCTTAG
- the LOC135617428 gene encoding transcription factor BC1-like gives MLDSFVPMASDENLTTSFVNRIPIGKPVVMSARGLFFPADSAFVERAAMFSHAGGHFSGIINSFASSQPVVAPCADISRDVIGSQLQKITLTVSEAKDASLPLPLDHESTSGSPIKNQRNKASAHLTGGSQETRTASAGAPGESCPSDLGAKKRKTIDPDKERGERARRWPRSSSRNAAEGTEAKQKQEPKHVDDGSEMPKEEDYVHVRARRGQATNSHSIAERLRRERISERMKYLQNLVPGCSKVTGKAVMLDEIINYVQSLQQQVEFLSMKLAAVNAQHNYGMEELVAKEMHSCDGTLSAAGLPQEMMMMMIHPQLHPTSQQYVVPGGICSMMQMQGSWEEELSAAMKLTSGTCPPINAQDNGGKPCDDFTM, from the exons ATGCTCGATTCCTTCGTTCCTATGGCTTCCGATGAGAACCTCACCACGAGCTTCGTCAACCGCATTCCGATTGGAAAACCAGTGGTCATGTCCGCCAGGGGGCTGTTCTTCCCCGCTGATTCCGCCTTCGTCGAACGGGCTGCCATGTTTTCGCACGCCGGTGGCCACTTCAGCGGCATCATCAACTCCTTCGCTTCGTCTCAACCGGTGGTGGCTCCTTGCGCTGATATCTCCAGGGATGTCATAGGATCTCAGCTTCAGAAGATCACGCTGACCGTATCCGAAGCCAAAGATGCATCGCTCCCGCTCCCTCTGGACCATGAATCGACGAGTGGGAGTCCAATCAAGAACCAGAGGAACAAAGCAAGCGCCCATCTCACCGGAGGTAGCCAAGAAACACGCACCGCTTCAGCGGGTGCACCAGGGGAGTCGTGTCCGAGTGATCTCGGCGCAAAGAAGAGAAAAACCATCGATCCG GACAAGGAAAGGGGTGAGCGAGCACGAAGATGGCCACGATCATCGTCGAGGAACGCAGCAGAGGGCACCGAAGCCAAACAAAAACAAGAGCCGAAACACGTCGACGATGGCTCGGAGATGCCCAAGGAGGAGGATTACGTTCACGTCAGAGCTCGGCGTGGACAAGCAACCAACAGCCACAGCATCGCAGAAAGA TTGCGAAGAGAAAGGATAAGCGAAAGGATGAAGTATCTGCAAAACCTCGTTCCCGGCTGCAGCAAA GTCACAGGGAAAGCAGTCATGCTGGATGAGATCATAAACTATGTTCAGTCACTTCAACAGCAAGTTGAG TTCCTCTCGATGAAGCTTGCAGCTGTCAATGCTCAACACAACTACGGCATGGAAGAGCTTGTTGCAAAAGAG ATGCATTCCTGCGATGGCACTTTGTCAGCAGCTGGATTGCCacaggagatgatgatgatgatgatacatcCTCAGCTACACCCAACATCTCAACAGTATGTTGTTCCGGGTGGGATCTGTAGCATG ATGCAGATGCAGGGTTCCTGGGAGGAAGAACTCAGCGCTGCCATGAAGCTGACGAGCGGTACTTGTCCGCCCATCAATGCTCAAGATAATGGTGGGAAGCCTTGTGATGATTTCACCATGTAG